One Tomitella gaofuii DNA segment encodes these proteins:
- a CDS encoding response regulator transcription factor, giving the protein MNILVVDDDRAVRDSLRRSLTFNGYAVETAHDGLDALEKIDAARPDAVVLDVMMPRVDGLEVCRRLRGTGDDLPVLMLTARDSVSERVAGLDVGADDYLPKPFAMEELLARLRALLRRANPEEDADGEPAETLAFADLTLDQGSREITRGDRPISLTRTEFSLLEMLLANPKRVLTRGRILEEVWGYDFPTSGNALEVYIGYLRRKTEAGGEPRLIHTVRGVGYVLRESPP; this is encoded by the coding sequence GTGAACATTCTGGTGGTCGACGACGACCGTGCGGTGCGCGATTCGCTGCGCCGGTCGCTCACGTTCAACGGCTACGCGGTCGAGACCGCACACGACGGTCTCGACGCGTTGGAGAAGATCGACGCGGCACGGCCCGACGCCGTCGTGCTGGACGTGATGATGCCGCGCGTCGACGGGCTGGAGGTGTGCCGGCGCCTGCGCGGCACCGGCGACGACCTTCCGGTGCTGATGCTCACGGCGCGCGATTCCGTCTCGGAGCGGGTGGCGGGGCTGGACGTCGGCGCGGACGACTACCTGCCGAAGCCGTTCGCCATGGAGGAGCTCCTGGCCCGGCTGCGCGCCCTGCTGCGCCGCGCCAATCCGGAGGAGGATGCGGACGGCGAACCCGCCGAGACACTCGCATTCGCCGACCTCACCCTGGACCAGGGCAGCCGTGAGATCACGCGCGGCGACCGCCCCATCAGCCTCACACGCACGGAGTTCTCGCTGCTGGAGATGCTGCTGGCGAACCCGAAGCGGGTGCTCACACGGGGCAGGATCCTGGAGGAGGTGTGGGGCTACGACTTCCCCACGTCCGGCAATGCACTGGAGGTGTACATCGGCTATCTGCGCCGCAAGACCGAGGCCGGCGGCGAGCCGCGCCTGATCCACACCGTCCGCGGCGTCGGCTACGTGCTGCGGGAAAGCCCCCCGTGA
- the rpsR gene encoding 30S ribosomal protein S18 encodes MAGKRNSSSSRKNRNDAPRKPKKNPLTAAGIATVDYKDINLLRTFISDRGKIRSRRVTGLSPQQQRQVATAVKNAREMALLPYTTH; translated from the coding sequence ATGGCTGGCAAGAGGAATTCGTCGTCGTCCCGCAAGAACCGCAACGACGCGCCCCGCAAGCCCAAGAAGAACCCGTTGACCGCCGCGGGCATCGCCACGGTCGACTACAAGGACATCAACCTGCTGCGCACGTTCATCTCGGACCGCGGCAAGATCCGCTCGCGCCGCGTGACCGGGCTGAGCCCGCAGCAGCAGCGGCAGGTCGCCACCGCCGTCAAGAACGCGCGTGAGATGGCGCTGCTGCCGTACACCACGCACTGA
- a CDS encoding vWA domain-containing protein, producing MAAPDPRRRGHGGRDAGGPHADLRHARYGRYRGGPDPLAPPVDLREALADIGEQVMAGTSPRRAVRELLRRGVRGTAGLDELRRRAVRRRRELLDRGNLSGTLEEARRLLDEAVLEERKALARALDDDARFQEMQLAELPPSTAKAVEELGAYPWRSAEARDTYEQIKDLLGREMLDQRFAGMKQALQNATDEDRRRVEQMLEALSRLLDAHNRGEDTTARFAEFMDEYGDFFPEGPASVDELIDSLAARAAAAQRLRNSLSEEQRAELDALAQQAFGSPGIAEQLARLDAQLQAARPGAGWSGDEDFSGPEGMGLGEGTSAIQQIGDLDALSETLSQQYPGATMDDVDLDELARLLGDEAAVDARTLAELERALHEQGLVDRGPDGDLRLSPAAMRKLGQAALRDVARSLSSRAGGRETHRAGAAGEPTGAARPWRFGDTEPWDTTRTVVNAVLRTAGTGSGPPVRLSVDDVEVVETEQRTRAAVALLVDISFSMVMDGRWVPMKRTALALEHFVRTRFRGDHLQIIAFGRHARTMTVPELAGLDEIFEQGTNLHHGLLLAGRHVRRYPDAQPVVLVVTDGEPTAHLQPGGDAFFDYPPHPVTLAHTVEELDALGRLDAQVTFFRLGDDPGLGRFVDTMARRVSGRVVAPDADGLGAAVVGDYLRSRHRR from the coding sequence ATGGCCGCGCCCGATCCGCGCCGCCGCGGGCACGGCGGCCGCGACGCGGGCGGCCCGCACGCCGACCTGCGCCACGCCCGGTACGGCCGGTATCGGGGCGGCCCGGATCCGCTTGCCCCGCCGGTGGACCTGCGCGAGGCGCTCGCCGACATCGGCGAGCAGGTCATGGCGGGCACCTCGCCGCGCCGCGCGGTACGGGAGTTGCTGCGCCGCGGCGTGCGCGGGACGGCGGGGCTCGACGAGCTGCGCCGCCGCGCCGTTCGGCGCCGGCGCGAGCTGCTCGACAGGGGCAACCTGTCCGGCACCCTCGAGGAGGCGCGCAGGCTGCTGGACGAGGCGGTGCTCGAGGAGCGCAAGGCCCTGGCACGTGCGCTCGACGACGACGCGCGGTTCCAGGAGATGCAGCTGGCCGAGCTGCCGCCGTCCACGGCCAAGGCCGTCGAGGAGCTCGGCGCCTATCCGTGGCGGAGCGCCGAGGCGCGGGACACCTACGAGCAGATCAAGGACCTCCTGGGCCGCGAGATGCTCGATCAGAGGTTTGCGGGGATGAAACAGGCGCTGCAGAACGCCACCGACGAGGACCGCCGGCGCGTCGAGCAGATGCTGGAGGCGCTGTCCCGCCTCCTGGACGCGCACAACCGGGGCGAGGACACCACCGCACGGTTCGCGGAGTTCATGGACGAGTACGGCGACTTCTTCCCGGAGGGGCCCGCGAGCGTCGACGAACTCATCGACTCGCTCGCGGCGCGCGCCGCGGCGGCGCAGCGGCTGCGCAACTCGCTGTCGGAGGAGCAGCGCGCCGAGCTGGACGCGCTCGCACAGCAGGCGTTCGGCAGCCCCGGCATCGCCGAGCAGCTCGCGCGCCTCGACGCGCAGCTGCAGGCGGCGCGCCCCGGCGCCGGGTGGTCCGGTGACGAGGATTTCAGCGGGCCCGAGGGGATGGGCCTCGGCGAGGGCACGTCGGCGATCCAGCAGATCGGTGACCTCGACGCGTTGTCGGAGACGCTGTCGCAGCAGTACCCGGGCGCGACGATGGACGACGTCGACCTCGACGAGCTGGCCCGGCTGCTGGGGGACGAGGCCGCCGTGGACGCGCGCACTCTCGCGGAACTCGAGCGCGCGCTGCACGAGCAGGGACTGGTGGACCGGGGGCCCGACGGCGACCTGCGCCTGTCGCCGGCCGCGATGCGCAAACTCGGACAGGCCGCGCTGCGCGACGTCGCACGCAGCCTCTCGTCGCGGGCCGGCGGCCGCGAAACGCACCGTGCGGGTGCGGCGGGCGAACCGACGGGCGCTGCGCGGCCGTGGCGGTTCGGCGACACCGAGCCGTGGGACACCACCCGCACGGTCGTCAACGCGGTCCTGCGCACGGCGGGGACCGGCTCGGGGCCCCCGGTGCGGTTGAGCGTGGACGACGTGGAGGTGGTCGAGACCGAACAGCGCACCCGCGCGGCGGTGGCGCTGTTGGTGGACATCTCGTTCTCGATGGTCATGGACGGCCGGTGGGTGCCCATGAAGCGCACGGCGCTGGCGCTCGAGCACTTCGTGCGCACCCGCTTCCGCGGGGACCACCTGCAGATCATCGCCTTCGGGCGGCACGCGCGCACGATGACAGTGCCGGAGCTCGCCGGCCTGGACGAGATCTTCGAGCAGGGAACCAACCTGCACCACGGGCTGCTGCTGGCCGGGCGGCACGTGCGCCGATACCCGGACGCGCAGCCGGTGGTGCTGGTGGTGACCGACGGCGAGCCCACCGCCCACCTGCAGCCGGGCGGCGACGCGTTCTTCGACTACCCGCCGCACCCGGTCACGCTCGCGCACACCGTGGAGGAACTCGACGCGCTCGGCAGGCTCGACGCGCAGGTGACGTTCTTCCGGCTCGGCGACGACCCGGGTCTGGGGCGTTTCGTCGACACGATGGCGCGTCGCGTGTCCGGCCGCGTCGTCGCCCCCGACGCCGACGGGCTGGGGGCTGCGGTGGTGGGCGACTATCTCCGGTCGCGGCACAGGCGGTGA
- a CDS encoding ATP-binding protein produces the protein MSSRTPTAAAPPAPTTVGRLRASGHRRESVKSEMRRNLLGALRDGRDPAPGLLGFGATVLPQLERALLAGHDIVLLGERGQGKSRLLRTLPLLLDEWTPVIDGAELGEHPFDPITPESRRRAAELGDALPVAWRHRDDRYLEKLATPDTSVGDLVGDVDPVKVAEGRSLGDPETIHFGLVPRAHRGIMAVNELPDLAERIQVALLNVMEERDIQVRGHSLRLPLDVLLVASSNPEDYTNRGRIITPLKDRFGAEVRTHYPLELDDEVAVIRQESQLVGEVPDHLLEVLARFTRLLRESTSVDQSSGVSARFSIAAAETVAAAALRRSAILHEPGERAVARPVDLDAVIPVLRGKLEFESGEEGREDAVLEHLLRRATADTVRGRLGGIDLGPLVSLIDQGTQVVTGDDVSAAELLGSLADAETVAPVIERLGARTEGERASAVELALEGLFLARRVAKDTGDDDGRTVYG, from the coding sequence ATCTCTTCTCGAACACCCACCGCTGCGGCTCCCCCCGCCCCCACCACCGTCGGCCGGCTCCGCGCGTCGGGCCACCGCAGGGAAAGCGTGAAGTCGGAGATGCGGCGCAACCTGCTCGGCGCGCTGCGCGACGGGCGGGACCCCGCGCCCGGCCTGCTCGGATTCGGCGCGACCGTGCTGCCGCAGCTCGAGCGCGCCCTGCTGGCCGGTCACGACATCGTCCTGCTCGGCGAGCGCGGCCAAGGCAAGTCGCGCCTGCTGCGCACGCTGCCGCTCCTGCTGGACGAGTGGACCCCGGTCATCGACGGCGCGGAGTTGGGCGAGCACCCGTTCGACCCCATCACCCCGGAGTCGCGGCGACGGGCCGCGGAGTTGGGCGACGCGCTGCCCGTCGCGTGGCGCCACCGCGACGATCGGTACCTGGAGAAGCTCGCCACCCCGGACACCTCGGTGGGCGACCTGGTGGGCGACGTCGACCCGGTCAAGGTGGCGGAGGGGCGCAGCCTGGGCGACCCGGAGACCATCCACTTCGGCCTGGTGCCGCGCGCGCACCGGGGGATCATGGCCGTCAACGAACTGCCGGACCTCGCCGAGCGCATCCAGGTGGCGCTGCTCAACGTCATGGAAGAGCGCGACATCCAAGTGCGCGGGCACTCGCTGCGGCTGCCGCTGGACGTGTTGCTGGTGGCCAGCTCCAACCCCGAGGACTACACCAACCGCGGCCGCATCATCACGCCCCTCAAGGACCGCTTCGGCGCCGAGGTCCGCACGCACTACCCGCTCGAGCTGGACGACGAGGTGGCGGTCATCCGCCAGGAGTCGCAGCTGGTGGGGGAGGTGCCGGACCACCTGCTGGAGGTGCTGGCACGGTTCACGCGGCTGCTGCGCGAGTCCACCTCCGTCGACCAGAGTTCGGGCGTATCCGCGCGCTTCTCCATCGCCGCCGCCGAGACGGTGGCCGCCGCGGCGTTGCGGCGCTCCGCGATCCTGCACGAACCGGGCGAGCGGGCGGTGGCGCGCCCGGTCGATCTCGACGCGGTGATACCGGTGCTGCGGGGCAAGCTCGAGTTCGAATCCGGCGAGGAGGGGCGCGAAGACGCGGTGCTCGAGCATCTGCTCCGCCGGGCCACCGCCGACACGGTGCGCGGGCGGCTCGGCGGTATCGACCTCGGCCCGCTGGTGTCGCTGATCGATCAGGGGACGCAGGTGGTCACCGGCGACGACGTGTCCGCGGCCGAGCTGCTGGGCTCGCTCGCCGACGCGGAGACCGTCGCCCCTGTGATCGAACGGCTCGGAGCACGCACCGAGGGCGAGCGGGCTTCGGCGGTGGAGCTGGCGCTCGAGGGCCTGTTCCTGGCGCGCCGGGTGGCCAAGGACACCGGCGACGACGACGGCAGGACGGTGTACGGCTGA
- a CDS encoding nuclear transport factor 2 family protein, whose protein sequence is MTHAAPADPALATLVAIEEIKRLKHRYLRCLDGKDWEPFTDTLAPAITAKYGKYTFDDRDALVAFMRKHMGRKEMLTEHFAAHPEITVDGDSAHGYWHLSDTVLIPSQGVMLRGAAVYDDDYARGEDGQWRITRTGYERAYEYVVKLEDLPSFTVTANKWA, encoded by the coding sequence GTGACCCACGCAGCCCCGGCCGACCCGGCCCTGGCCACCCTCGTCGCCATCGAGGAGATCAAGCGGCTCAAGCACCGCTACCTGCGCTGCCTCGACGGCAAGGACTGGGAGCCGTTCACCGACACCCTCGCGCCGGCGATCACGGCCAAGTACGGCAAGTACACCTTCGACGACCGTGACGCGCTGGTGGCGTTCATGCGCAAGCACATGGGCCGCAAGGAGATGCTCACCGAGCATTTCGCCGCACACCCCGAGATCACCGTCGACGGCGACTCGGCGCACGGCTATTGGCATCTCAGCGACACCGTGCTCATCCCCTCGCAGGGCGTGATGCTGCGCGGCGCGGCCGTCTACGACGACGACTATGCGCGCGGCGAGGACGGGCAGTGGCGCATCACCCGCACCGGGTACGAACGCGCCTACGAGTACGTGGTGAAGCTGGAGGATCTGCCCAGCTTCACCGTCACCGCCAACAAGTGGGCGTGA
- a CDS encoding trimeric intracellular cation channel family protein — MKEAAVLTTLDLVGTAAFAASGASIGVFKRLDLFGVCVVGITTGIGGGITRDVLLGVHPPTSLVQWPDFVVALTFSLGVFLLHPLMGHVQTAVLWLDALGMGVFATTGAATALHHDAEWWAAILIGAISAIGGGVLRDVLVNEMPLLLHRDLYATPALVGATIVVGFELGAVPYPWGLVAGTVIATVLRLAALARGWNLPSPPQWDRTS, encoded by the coding sequence ATGAAGGAGGCCGCAGTGCTCACCACGCTCGACCTCGTCGGCACGGCGGCGTTCGCCGCCTCCGGCGCGTCGATCGGGGTGTTCAAGCGTCTGGACTTGTTCGGGGTGTGCGTCGTCGGCATCACCACGGGCATCGGCGGCGGCATCACCAGGGATGTCCTGCTGGGCGTGCACCCGCCCACGTCCCTGGTGCAGTGGCCCGATTTCGTCGTCGCGCTCACCTTCTCGCTGGGGGTGTTCCTCCTGCACCCGCTGATGGGGCACGTGCAGACCGCGGTGCTGTGGCTCGACGCGCTGGGGATGGGGGTGTTCGCCACCACCGGTGCGGCGACGGCGCTGCACCACGATGCCGAGTGGTGGGCCGCGATCCTCATCGGCGCGATCTCGGCGATCGGCGGCGGGGTGCTGCGTGACGTGCTCGTCAACGAGATGCCACTATTGCTGCATCGCGACCTGTATGCGACTCCGGCGCTGGTCGGGGCGACGATCGTCGTCGGGTTCGAGCTGGGCGCAGTGCCGTATCCGTGGGGGCTGGTGGCGGGGACGGTCATCGCCACGGTGCTGCGCCTGGCTGCGCTGGCGCGCGGGTGGAACCTGCCATCGCCGCCGCAGTGGGACCGGACCTCGTAG